One window from the genome of Streptomyces cadmiisoli encodes:
- a CDS encoding GtrA family protein, producing MGHGSSAPPTTSRGGLRGRMEQLVREVAKFGAVGGAGLLVNLLVFNLVRHVTDLQVVRASVIATVVAIAFNYVGFRYFTYRDRDKSGRTRELTLFLLFSAVGLVIENGVLYTATYGFGWDSPLQSNVFKFLGIGIATLFRFWSYRTWVFRALPAREAVADAESFLTAEGTRAPQRARA from the coding sequence ATGGGACATGGTTCTTCGGCACCCCCCACGACGTCGCGCGGCGGGCTGCGCGGGCGGATGGAACAGCTGGTGCGCGAGGTCGCCAAGTTCGGCGCCGTCGGTGGCGCGGGGCTCCTCGTCAACCTTCTCGTGTTCAACCTGGTACGGCACGTGACCGACCTCCAGGTGGTGCGGGCCAGCGTGATCGCCACGGTGGTGGCCATCGCCTTCAACTACGTCGGCTTCCGCTACTTCACCTACCGTGACCGCGACAAGAGCGGCCGCACCCGGGAGCTGACGCTGTTCCTGCTGTTCAGCGCCGTCGGCCTGGTGATCGAGAACGGCGTGCTCTACACCGCGACGTACGGCTTCGGCTGGGACAGCCCGCTGCAGAGCAACGTCTTCAAGTTCCTCGGCATCGGCATAGCGACGCTGTTCCGCTTCTGGTCGTACCGCACCTGGGTGTTCCGGGCGCTTCCGGCCCGCGAGGCGGTGGCCGACGCCGAATCGTTCCTGACGGCCGAAGGAACCCGCGCTCCCCAGCGCGCCCGCGCCTAG
- a CDS encoding 5-(carboxyamino)imidazole ribonucleotide synthase, protein MTFPVVGMVGGGQLARMTHEAGIPLGIKFKLLSDTPQDSAAQVVSEVVIGDYRDLDTLRDFARGCDVITFDHEHVPTEHLRALEADGIPVRPGPEALVHAQDKGVMRARLDAIGVPCPRHRIVSDPRDVAAFAAEGDGFPVVLKTVRGGYDGKGVWVVRSAEEAEAPFRAGVPVLAEEKVDFVRELAANVVRSPHGQAVAYPVVESRQVDGVCDTVIAPAPELPETLALKAEEMALRIAKELGVVGHLAVELFQTRDGRILVNELAMRPHNSGHWTQDGAITSQFANHVRAVLDLPLGDPRPRAPWTVMVNVLGGDYPDMYSAYLHCMARDPQLKIHMYGKDVKPGRKVGHVNTYGDDLDDVLERARHAAGYLRGTITE, encoded by the coding sequence GTGACGTTCCCGGTAGTCGGCATGGTCGGCGGGGGCCAGCTCGCTCGTATGACACACGAAGCAGGCATCCCGCTGGGCATCAAGTTCAAGCTCCTCAGTGACACCCCACAGGATTCCGCCGCGCAGGTCGTGAGCGAAGTCGTGATCGGCGATTATCGCGATCTCGACACGCTGCGTGACTTCGCGCGCGGCTGTGACGTGATCACCTTCGACCACGAGCACGTGCCCACCGAGCACCTGCGGGCCCTGGAGGCGGACGGCATCCCCGTGCGCCCCGGCCCGGAGGCGCTCGTGCACGCCCAGGACAAGGGTGTGATGCGCGCACGGCTCGACGCGATCGGCGTGCCCTGCCCGCGGCACCGCATCGTGTCCGATCCGCGGGACGTGGCGGCCTTCGCCGCCGAGGGCGACGGTTTCCCCGTCGTCCTGAAGACCGTCCGCGGCGGCTACGACGGCAAGGGCGTGTGGGTGGTCCGCTCCGCCGAGGAGGCCGAGGCCCCCTTCAGGGCGGGCGTTCCGGTGCTGGCGGAGGAGAAGGTCGACTTCGTGCGCGAACTCGCGGCGAACGTCGTCCGCTCCCCGCACGGCCAGGCGGTCGCCTACCCGGTGGTCGAGTCCCGGCAGGTCGACGGCGTGTGCGACACGGTGATCGCCCCGGCGCCCGAGCTGCCGGAGACGCTGGCGCTGAAGGCCGAGGAGATGGCCCTCAGGATCGCCAAGGAACTGGGTGTCGTCGGCCATCTCGCCGTCGAGCTGTTCCAGACCCGCGACGGCCGCATCCTCGTCAACGAACTGGCGATGCGCCCGCACAACTCGGGCCACTGGACGCAGGACGGCGCCATCACGTCGCAGTTCGCCAACCACGTCCGGGCCGTGCTGGACCTCCCGCTCGGCGACCCCCGCCCGCGCGCCCCGTGGACGGTGATGGTCAACGTCCTCGGCGGCGACTACCCGGACATGTACTCCGCGTATCTGCACTGCATGGCCCGCGACCCCCAGCTGAAGATCCACATGTACGGAAAGGACGTGAAGCCCGGCCGCAAGGTGGGCCACGTCAACACTTACGGCGACGACCTGGACGACGTGCTGGAGCGCGCCCGTCACGCTGCCGGCTACCTGAGAGGCACCATCACCGAATGA
- the purE gene encoding 5-(carboxyamino)imidazole ribonucleotide mutase: MSPVVGIVMGSDSDWPVMEAAAKALDEFEIGYEVDVVSAHRMPREMVAYGEQAADRGLKVIIAGAGGAAHLPGMLASVTPLPVIGVPVPLKYLDGMDSLLSIVQMPAGVPVATVSVAGARNAGLLAARILAAHDEELLGRMRDFQQELNDQATEKGKRLRAKVDGAAAGFGFGK; the protein is encoded by the coding sequence ATGAGCCCTGTTGTTGGCATCGTCATGGGGTCGGACTCGGACTGGCCCGTCATGGAGGCCGCCGCCAAGGCCCTGGACGAGTTCGAGATCGGCTACGAGGTCGACGTCGTCTCCGCCCACCGCATGCCGCGCGAGATGGTCGCGTACGGCGAGCAGGCGGCCGACCGCGGACTGAAGGTGATCATCGCGGGTGCCGGCGGCGCCGCGCACCTGCCCGGCATGCTCGCCTCGGTCACCCCGCTGCCGGTCATCGGTGTGCCCGTGCCGCTGAAGTACCTCGACGGCATGGACTCCCTGCTGTCGATCGTGCAGATGCCGGCCGGCGTGCCCGTGGCCACCGTCTCGGTCGCCGGGGCGCGCAACGCCGGTCTGCTGGCGGCCCGCATCCTCGCCGCCCACGACGAAGAACTCCTCGGCCGCATGCGGGATTTCCAGCAGGAACTGAACGACCAGGCCACCGAGAAGGGCAAGCGTCTGCGCGCCAAGGTCGACGGCGCGGCGGCCGGTTTCGGCTTCGGCAAGTAG
- a CDS encoding dipeptidase — protein sequence MNRLDEARELLREFPVVDGHNDLPWALREQVRYDLEARDVAVRQDGHLHTDIPRLREGGVGAQYWSVYVRADLPDPVSATLEQIDCVRQLIDRHPRDLAPALTAADLVAARAEGRIASLMGAEGGHSIASSLGTLRGLYALGVRYLTLTHNDNVPWADSATDEPRAGGLSAFGRAVVREMNREGMLVDLSHVAATTMRDALDTSAAPVIFSHSSSRAVCDHPRNIPDDVLERLPANGGMAMVTFVPKFVLQAAVDWTVAADENMRAHGFHHLDTTAEAMKVHRAFEESNPRPVATVATVADHLDHMREVAGIDHLGIGGDYDGTAFTPDGLSDVSGYPRLIAELLERGWSKSDLAKLTWQNAVRVLGAAEDVARDLRVTRAASNATLEQLDG from the coding sequence ATGAACAGGCTGGACGAAGCCAGGGAACTGCTGCGCGAGTTCCCCGTGGTCGACGGACACAACGACCTGCCGTGGGCACTGCGCGAGCAGGTCCGCTACGACCTCGAAGCCCGGGACGTCGCCGTCCGCCAGGACGGCCATCTGCACACCGACATCCCGCGGCTGCGCGAGGGCGGGGTGGGCGCCCAGTACTGGTCGGTGTACGTCCGCGCGGACCTGCCCGACCCGGTGTCGGCGACGCTGGAACAGATCGACTGCGTCCGGCAGCTGATCGACCGTCACCCGCGGGACCTGGCGCCCGCGCTGACCGCGGCCGACCTGGTGGCGGCGCGCGCCGAGGGCCGTATCGCGTCGCTGATGGGCGCCGAGGGCGGCCACTCCATCGCCAGCTCCCTCGGCACCCTGCGCGGGTTGTACGCGCTCGGCGTCCGCTATCTGACGCTCACCCACAACGACAACGTGCCGTGGGCGGACTCCGCGACGGACGAGCCCCGGGCCGGCGGACTGTCGGCCTTCGGCCGTGCGGTGGTGCGGGAGATGAACCGCGAGGGCATGCTCGTCGACCTCTCCCATGTCGCGGCCACGACGATGCGGGACGCGCTGGACACCTCGGCCGCCCCGGTGATCTTCTCCCACTCCTCGTCGCGGGCGGTCTGCGACCATCCCCGCAACATCCCGGACGACGTCCTGGAGCGCCTGCCCGCGAACGGCGGCATGGCGATGGTGACGTTCGTGCCGAAGTTCGTCCTCCAGGCGGCCGTCGACTGGACGGTGGCCGCCGACGAGAACATGCGCGCGCACGGCTTCCACCACCTCGACACCACCGCCGAGGCGATGAAGGTGCACCGCGCCTTCGAGGAGAGCAACCCGCGCCCGGTGGCCACGGTGGCGACCGTCGCCGACCACCTGGACCACATGCGCGAGGTGGCCGGCATCGACCACCTCGGCATCGGCGGCGACTACGACGGCACGGCCTTCACACCGGACGGTCTGAGCGACGTCTCCGGCTACCCCCGCCTGATCGCGGAACTCCTCGAGCGCGGCTGGTCGAAGTCCGACCTGGCCAAGCTGACCTGGCAGAACGCGGTGCGGGTGCTGGGCGCGGCCGAGGACGTGGCCCGTGACCTCCGGGTGACGCGCGCCGCGTCGAACGCGACCCTGGAGCAGCTGGACGGCTGA
- a CDS encoding dipeptidase — translation MADLQDDLDTPARIGAPDALSLDAPLPPELYAPVTDPDAAPLERAHALLAVHPVADGYSGLPRALRHLPWYDLELGESAVDTDVPRMRRGHVGVLFCSLHLPDGPTSDRALGATLEQLDLVRAVIRNHPEGLRLARTAGQVIDARNCGRTAVVLGPATAAAIDDSVAVLRLLHTLGLRVLTLAGTSWAGEDGLTRFGEEVVREMNRLGVLADLSGASELTVHRVLAASKAPVLCTRSGARALRPHPANLPDDLLAGLGAAKGLCMVPLTAEQTGSTVRDVADHLDHVRVVAGPESVGLSGTYDAGCAHPRELADASCYPRLIAELLRRGWSEVDLALLTWGNAQRVLRTADFAARAARERGVSSTARIADLDG, via the coding sequence ATGGCAGATCTCCAGGACGACCTGGACACCCCCGCTCGGATAGGCGCGCCGGACGCCCTGTCGCTGGACGCGCCGCTCCCGCCCGAGCTGTACGCGCCCGTCACCGACCCCGACGCCGCCCCTCTGGAGCGGGCCCACGCCCTGCTCGCCGTCCACCCCGTGGCCGACGGCTACAGCGGACTGCCCCGGGCGCTGCGGCATCTGCCCTGGTACGACCTGGAACTGGGCGAGAGCGCCGTCGACACGGATGTGCCGCGGATGCGCCGGGGCCATGTCGGGGTGCTGTTCTGCTCGCTGCACCTGCCCGACGGGCCGACCTCGGACCGGGCACTCGGCGCGACCCTGGAGCAGCTGGACCTGGTGCGGGCCGTGATCAGGAACCATCCCGAGGGGCTGCGGCTGGCCCGCACCGCCGGGCAGGTCATAGACGCCCGCAACTGCGGTCGCACCGCCGTGGTCCTCGGCCCCGCCACCGCCGCCGCGATCGACGACTCGGTCGCCGTCCTGCGGCTGCTGCACACCCTCGGCCTGCGCGTCCTCACCCTCGCCGGCACCTCATGGGCCGGTGAGGACGGGCTGACGCGGTTCGGCGAGGAGGTCGTGCGGGAGATGAACCGGCTCGGTGTACTCGCCGACCTCTCCGGTGCCTCCGAGCTGACGGTCCACCGGGTGCTCGCCGCCTCCAAGGCCCCGGTCCTGTGCACCCGCTCCGGCGCCCGCGCCCTGCGCCCCCACCCGGCGAACCTCCCCGACGACCTGCTGGCCGGGCTCGGCGCGGCCAAGGGCCTGTGCATGGTGCCGCTGACCGCCGAGCAGACCGGTTCGACGGTCCGCGACGTCGCCGACCACCTCGATCATGTGCGGGTCGTCGCCGGGCCGGAGAGCGTCGGCCTGTCCGGCACGTACGACGCCGGCTGCGCGCACCCGAGGGAGTTGGCCGACGCGTCCTGCTACCCGCGTCTGATCGCCGAACTGCTGCGCCGCGGCTGGAGCGAAGTCGATCTGGCACTGCTGACCTGGGGCAACGCCCAAAGAGTCCTGCGCACCGCCGACTTCGCCGCGCGGGCGGCGCGGGAACGCGGTGTGTCGTCCACGGCGCGGATCGCCGATCTGGACGGCTGA
- a CDS encoding VOC family protein translates to MALATLGAVVLDCPDPRALAGFYAEVLGGTVEGEGDWVDLKVPGGQPLAFQAAPGFAAPGWPSAADSQQFHLDLAVEDLDAAEAAVLALGARVLDAEDRSRNWRVYADPAGHPFCLCAC, encoded by the coding sequence ATGGCTCTGGCAACACTGGGCGCCGTCGTCCTGGACTGTCCCGACCCCCGCGCGCTGGCCGGTTTCTACGCCGAGGTGCTCGGCGGCACCGTCGAGGGCGAGGGCGACTGGGTGGACCTGAAGGTGCCCGGCGGACAGCCGCTGGCGTTCCAGGCCGCCCCCGGATTCGCGGCACCGGGGTGGCCCTCCGCCGCGGACTCGCAGCAGTTCCACCTCGATCTGGCGGTGGAGGATCTCGACGCGGCCGAGGCGGCGGTGCTCGCGCTCGGCGCGCGGGTGCTGGACGCCGAGGACCGCTCGCGGAACTGGCGTGTCTACGCGGATCCGGCGGGCCACCCGTTCTGCCTGTGCGCCTGCTGA
- a CDS encoding CGNR zinc finger domain-containing protein, giving the protein MNERLPAPGGLALVEALVNTVDLESGRDALDTAEGRAPFGVAERDLADVRELRESLRATCLAHAGHPPHRTVTPLGELLARVPLYVSVDARDGSARLVPAGPGTLAARVAAAVAEALTAGTWQRLKACELPECHWAYYDRSPAGRGRWCSMSVCGARVKMRRYRGKRA; this is encoded by the coding sequence ATGAACGAGAGACTGCCCGCCCCCGGCGGCCTCGCCCTGGTGGAGGCCCTGGTCAACACGGTCGACCTGGAGTCCGGCCGGGACGCTCTCGACACCGCGGAGGGCCGGGCGCCCTTCGGCGTCGCGGAACGGGACCTGGCGGACGTCCGCGAGCTGCGCGAGTCCCTGCGGGCCACCTGTCTCGCCCACGCCGGGCACCCCCCGCACCGCACCGTGACCCCGCTCGGCGAGCTGCTGGCCCGCGTGCCGCTGTATGTGTCCGTGGACGCGCGGGACGGCTCCGCGCGCCTCGTGCCGGCCGGGCCGGGCACCCTGGCGGCGCGGGTCGCGGCGGCCGTCGCGGAGGCGCTGACGGCGGGCACCTGGCAGCGGCTCAAGGCCTGTGAACTGCCCGAGTGCCACTGGGCGTACTACGACCGCAGCCCGGCCGGACGCGGCCGCTGGTGCTCGATGTCGGTGTGCGGGGCGCGCGTGAAGATGCGCCGGTACCGGGGGAAGCGGGCGTGA
- a CDS encoding UDP-glucose dehydrogenase family protein — translation MALKITVIGTGYLGATHAAAMAELGFEVLGLDVVPEKIEMLRRGEVPMYEPGLEELLRKHVAGIAGSTGRLRFTTDYAEVAAFGDVHFVCVNTPQKHGEYACDMSYVDAAFASLAPHLTGPALVVGKSTVPVGSADRLAAYLAEHAPAGADAELAWNPEFLREGFAVQDTLHPDRIVVGVAGERAEKLLREVYATPVNDGSPFVVTDFPTAELVKTSANSFLATKISFINAMAEVCEAAGGDVARLAEAIGYDDRIGKKFLRAGIGFGGGCLPKDIRAFMARAGELGADQALTFLREIDSINMRRRGQMVEMAREALGGGPFLGKRVAVLGATFKPDSDDVRDSPALNVAGQIHLQGGQVTVYDPKGMANARRLFPTLGYADTARAAVQGADVVLHLTEWREFRELDPAELGETVTSRVILDGRNALDPQVWRRAGWTYRAMGRPRA, via the coding sequence ATGGCCCTCAAGATCACCGTGATCGGTACCGGTTATCTCGGCGCCACGCACGCCGCGGCCATGGCCGAACTCGGCTTCGAGGTGCTCGGACTCGACGTGGTCCCCGAGAAGATCGAGATGCTCCGCCGCGGCGAGGTCCCGATGTACGAGCCCGGCCTGGAGGAGCTGCTGCGCAAGCACGTCGCCGGGATCGCGGGATCGACCGGCCGGCTGCGGTTCACCACCGACTACGCAGAGGTCGCCGCGTTCGGCGATGTGCACTTCGTGTGCGTCAACACCCCGCAGAAGCACGGCGAGTACGCCTGCGACATGTCGTACGTCGACGCCGCCTTCGCCTCCCTCGCCCCGCACCTGACCGGCCCCGCCCTGGTGGTCGGCAAGTCGACGGTGCCCGTCGGCTCCGCGGACCGCCTGGCCGCCTACCTGGCCGAGCACGCCCCGGCCGGCGCGGACGCCGAACTGGCCTGGAACCCGGAGTTCCTGCGCGAGGGCTTCGCCGTGCAGGACACCCTGCACCCGGACCGGATCGTGGTCGGTGTGGCCGGTGAGCGCGCCGAGAAGCTGCTGCGCGAGGTGTACGCGACGCCGGTCAACGACGGCTCCCCCTTCGTCGTCACCGACTTCCCGACCGCCGAGCTGGTGAAGACCTCCGCGAACTCCTTCCTGGCCACGAAGATCTCGTTCATCAATGCCATGGCCGAGGTCTGCGAGGCCGCCGGCGGCGACGTCGCCCGGCTCGCCGAGGCGATCGGCTACGACGACCGGATCGGCAAGAAGTTCCTGCGGGCCGGCATCGGCTTCGGCGGCGGATGCCTGCCGAAGGACATCCGGGCGTTCATGGCCCGGGCCGGCGAGCTGGGCGCCGACCAGGCGCTGACGTTCCTGCGCGAGATCGACTCGATCAACATGCGCCGCCGCGGCCAGATGGTCGAGATGGCCCGCGAGGCACTGGGCGGCGGGCCCTTCCTGGGCAAGCGCGTCGCCGTGCTCGGCGCGACCTTCAAGCCGGACTCCGACGACGTCCGCGACTCGCCCGCCCTGAACGTCGCCGGCCAGATCCACCTCCAGGGCGGCCAGGTGACGGTGTACGACCCGAAGGGCATGGCCAATGCCCGCCGCCTCTTCCCGACGCTGGGCTACGCCGACACCGCGCGGGCCGCGGTGCAGGGCGCGGACGTCGTACTGCACCTGACCGAGTGGCGGGAGTTCCGCGAGCTGGACCCGGCGGAGCTGGGCGAGACCGTGACGTCCCGCGTCATCCTGGACGGCCGCAACGCCCTCGACCCGCAGGTGTGGCGGCGGGCCGGCTGGACGTACCGGGCGATGGGCCGCCCGAGGGCCTGA
- a CDS encoding acyl-CoA dehydrogenase family protein translates to MLRDAVRSLAEAKIAPYAAVVDEEARFPQEALEALVANDLHAVHVPEEYGGAGADALATVIVIEEVARVCASSSLIPAVNKLGSLPVLLSGSEDLKKRYMAPLAKGDAMFSYCLSEPDAGSDAAGMKTKAVLDGDHYVLNGVKRWITNAGVSDYYTVMAVTDPAKRSKGISAFVVEKSDEGVSFGAPEKKLGIKGSPTREVYLDNVRVPADRMIGEEGTGFATAMKTLDHTRITIAAQALGIAQGALDYAKGYVRERKQFGKPIADFQGIQFMLADMAMKIEAARQLTYAAAAKSERGDADLTFQGAAAKCFASDVAMEVTTDAVQLLGGYGYTRDYPVERMMRDAKITQIYEGTNQVQRIVMARNLP, encoded by the coding sequence ATGCTCCGTGACGCCGTCCGTTCGCTGGCCGAGGCGAAGATCGCGCCGTACGCCGCCGTCGTGGACGAGGAGGCCCGCTTCCCGCAGGAGGCGCTGGAGGCGCTGGTCGCCAACGACCTGCACGCGGTGCACGTGCCCGAGGAGTACGGCGGCGCGGGCGCCGACGCCCTGGCCACCGTGATCGTGATCGAGGAGGTGGCCCGCGTGTGCGCGTCCTCCTCCCTGATCCCGGCGGTGAACAAGCTGGGCTCCCTGCCGGTGCTCCTGTCCGGTTCCGAGGACCTGAAGAAGCGGTACATGGCCCCGCTCGCCAAGGGCGACGCGATGTTCTCGTACTGCCTGTCCGAGCCCGACGCGGGATCCGACGCGGCCGGCATGAAGACCAAGGCCGTCCTCGACGGCGACCACTACGTCCTCAACGGCGTGAAGCGCTGGATCACCAACGCCGGAGTCTCCGACTACTACACGGTGATGGCGGTCACCGACCCGGCCAAGCGATCCAAGGGCATCTCGGCGTTCGTCGTGGAGAAGTCCGACGAGGGCGTCTCCTTCGGCGCCCCGGAGAAGAAGCTCGGCATCAAGGGCTCGCCGACCCGTGAGGTCTATCTGGACAACGTCCGCGTCCCCGCCGACCGCATGATCGGCGAGGAGGGCACCGGCTTCGCCACCGCGATGAAGACCCTGGACCACACCCGTATCACCATCGCGGCGCAGGCCCTCGGCATCGCCCAGGGCGCCCTCGACTACGCCAAGGGCTATGTCCGGGAGCGCAAGCAGTTCGGCAAGCCGATCGCCGACTTCCAGGGCATCCAGTTCATGCTCGCCGACATGGCCATGAAGATCGAGGCCGCCCGCCAGCTGACCTACGCGGCCGCCGCCAAGTCCGAGCGCGGCGACGCCGACCTCACCTTCCAGGGCGCGGCCGCCAAGTGCTTCGCCTCCGACGTCGCGATGGAGGTCACCACCGACGCCGTCCAGCTCCTCGGCGGCTACGGCTACACCCGCGACTACCCGGTGGAGCGCATGATGCGCGACGCCAAGATCACGCAGATCTACGAGGGCACCAACCAGGTCCAGCGGATCGTCATGGCGCGCAATCTGCCGTAG
- a CDS encoding four-helix bundle copper-binding protein produces MTQPGTMTPMSKAMQDCVQACMSCHTVCEETMSSCMQMGGQAQMQIMRALMDCSEMTRMCADMMMRRSPMSAEMCAMCAKACEMCAEACMSMPDDAQMMRCAEACRRCAESCRSMAGATM; encoded by the coding sequence ATGACCCAGCCCGGAACCATGACCCCGATGAGCAAGGCGATGCAGGACTGCGTCCAGGCGTGCATGTCCTGCCACACCGTGTGCGAGGAGACCATGAGCTCCTGCATGCAGATGGGCGGCCAGGCCCAGATGCAGATCATGCGCGCGCTCATGGACTGCTCCGAGATGACCCGCATGTGCGCCGACATGATGATGCGCCGCTCGCCCATGTCGGCCGAGATGTGCGCGATGTGCGCCAAGGCGTGCGAGATGTGCGCCGAGGCGTGTATGTCGATGCCGGACGACGCGCAGATGATGCGCTGCGCGGAGGCGTGTCGCCGCTGCGCGGAGAGCTGCCGCTCGATGGCCGGCGCCACCATGTGA
- a CDS encoding HAD family hydrolase: MTDAAAAGSGDGRPFDVVLCDVDNVIRYYDASRVTALEAAAGLAEGTTMKVAFAPDVDLPLMLGRATPREWVRSVAAGLAGLVPEAVALDLGDALANAPFHADEKVVALLRRAREHVPVVLLSNASVALEADLASLGLSDLADDVVSSARVGLAKPDARIFRLAAERAGVPLDRCLFVDDTAENVTAAAALGMRAVHFRSPDDLERALAPLF, encoded by the coding sequence GTGACTGACGCCGCAGCGGCCGGCTCCGGCGACGGACGGCCCTTCGACGTGGTGCTCTGCGACGTCGACAACGTGATCCGGTACTACGACGCCTCCAGGGTGACCGCCCTGGAGGCGGCGGCGGGCCTGGCCGAGGGCACCACGATGAAGGTGGCGTTCGCACCGGACGTCGATCTGCCGCTGATGCTGGGGCGGGCGACCCCGCGTGAGTGGGTCCGCTCGGTCGCCGCGGGGCTCGCCGGGCTGGTGCCCGAGGCCGTCGCGCTCGACCTCGGCGACGCCCTGGCGAACGCGCCGTTCCACGCCGACGAGAAGGTGGTGGCGCTGCTGCGCCGCGCGCGTGAGCACGTCCCGGTCGTCCTGCTGAGCAACGCCTCGGTGGCCCTGGAGGCCGATCTCGCGTCCCTCGGTCTGTCCGACCTCGCCGACGACGTCGTCAGCAGCGCCCGGGTCGGGCTCGCCAAACCGGATGCGCGCATCTTCCGGCTGGCGGCCGAGCGCGCGGGCGTCCCGCTCGACCGGTGCCTGTTCGTCGACGACACCGCGGAGAACGTGACGGCCGCCGCGGCGCTGGGCATGCGGGCGGTCCACTTCCGCTCACCGGACGACCTGGAACGGGCCCTCGCGCCGCTGTTCTGA
- a CDS encoding LCP family protein: MNDWPQGWSDDNRGTGYGRGSAGPQPENARVMRQVRRGPAAPPGGGHQAPPYGVPQQPSYVDGRGHDGHNDYDSGYNTGQVYGNHGGRGPGGPGDGSGMYAPRPAPDWRRRIKVTSITVVTVLVVTLVGTYFWADSKLNRDVDLSKVIDRPEKGEGTNYLIVGSDSREGMSAEEKKKLHTGSADGKRTDSMMLLHTGDNGPTLISLPRDSDVEIPTFVGSESGKRYEGTGRHVKLNAAYAEDGPELLVRTVEFNTGLHIDHYVEIGFAGFANIVDAVGGVEMDIPQDIKDTKSGADFKKGKQTLNGEEALAFVRTRYALAGSDLDRTKNQQKFLSALANQVATPGTVLNPFKLYPTMGAGLDSLVVDKDMGLFDLADMFWAMKGVSGGDGKSMNIPISGSSGGNLVWDEAKVKTLVEQLNNDEKVTVSGD; this comes from the coding sequence ATGAATGATTGGCCCCAGGGATGGTCCGACGACAACCGCGGCACCGGGTACGGACGCGGCAGCGCGGGCCCGCAGCCCGAGAACGCCCGTGTGATGCGCCAGGTGCGGCGCGGCCCGGCGGCACCGCCCGGCGGGGGCCATCAGGCACCGCCGTACGGAGTTCCGCAGCAGCCGTCGTACGTCGACGGCCGCGGACACGACGGTCACAACGACTACGACAGCGGTTACAACACCGGCCAGGTCTACGGCAACCACGGCGGCCGCGGCCCCGGCGGGCCCGGCGACGGCTCGGGGATGTACGCGCCGCGCCCCGCCCCGGACTGGCGCCGCCGGATCAAGGTGACCTCCATCACCGTGGTGACCGTGCTGGTCGTCACGCTGGTCGGCACGTACTTCTGGGCGGACTCCAAGCTCAATCGCGACGTCGACCTGTCGAAGGTCATCGACCGTCCCGAGAAGGGCGAGGGCACCAACTACCTCATCGTCGGCTCCGACAGCCGCGAGGGCATGTCCGCCGAGGAGAAGAAGAAGCTGCACACCGGGTCCGCGGACGGCAAGCGCACGGACTCGATGATGCTTCTGCACACCGGTGACAACGGACCCACCCTGATCTCCCTGCCGCGTGACTCGGACGTGGAGATCCCGACCTTCGTCGGCTCCGAGTCCGGCAAGCGGTACGAGGGCACGGGCCGGCACGTGAAGCTCAACGCCGCCTACGCCGAGGACGGCCCGGAACTGCTGGTGCGCACCGTCGAGTTCAACACGGGCCTGCACATCGACCACTACGTCGAGATCGGTTTCGCCGGTTTCGCGAACATCGTGGACGCGGTCGGCGGTGTGGAGATGGACATCCCGCAGGACATCAAGGACACCAAGTCCGGCGCGGACTTCAAGAAGGGCAAGCAGACCCTGAACGGCGAGGAGGCCCTCGCCTTCGTCCGCACCCGGTACGCGCTCGCCGGCTCCGACCTGGACCGCACCAAGAACCAGCAGAAGTTCCTGTCCGCCCTGGCCAACCAGGTGGCGACGCCCGGCACGGTGCTGAACCCCTTCAAGCTCTACCCGACCATGGGCGCGGGCCTGGACTCCCTCGTCGTCGACAAGGACATGGGCCTGTTCGACCTGGCCGACATGTTCTGGGCGATGAAGGGTGTCAGCGGCGGCGACGGCAAGTCGATGAACATCCCGATCTCGGGCTCCTCGGGCGGCAACCTCGTCTGGGACGAGGCCAAGGTGAAGACGCTCGTCGAGCAGCTGAACAACGACGAGAAGGTCACGGTCTCGGGTGACTGA